A single window of Jiangella alkaliphila DNA harbors:
- a CDS encoding ArsR/SmtB family transcription factor, translated as MARAATTSDVFNAIAEPRRREILVLLRAGERPVTELAQELGMTQPGASKHLRVLREVGLVRDRRAGKQRLYGLDARGLRPVHEWAGGFERFWNESFDRLDAYVQDLKQARQEEY; from the coding sequence ATGGCACGAGCAGCGACGACGTCGGACGTCTTCAACGCGATCGCCGAGCCGCGGCGCCGGGAGATCCTGGTGCTGCTGCGGGCGGGCGAGCGGCCGGTGACCGAGCTGGCCCAGGAGCTGGGGATGACCCAGCCGGGGGCGTCCAAACACCTGCGGGTGCTCCGCGAGGTCGGGCTGGTGCGCGACCGCAGGGCGGGCAAGCAGCGCCTGTACGGCCTCGACGCCCGCGGGCTGCGGCCGGTCCACGAGTGGGCCGGCGGGTTCGAGCGGTTCTGGAACGAGAGCTTCGACCGGCTGGACGCGTACGTGCAGGACCTGAAGCAGGCACGGCAGGAGGAGTACTGA
- a CDS encoding SRPBCC family protein: protein MSATADREIVISRVIDAPRELVFEAFTEVRHLSRWWGPAGFSTTTQAFEFRVGGEWAFVMHGPDGTDYPEWISWTEIAPPERIALLHGESRDDPNAFESSLTFRPDGAATRIELRTLFRTKEQRDEAVEKYHAIEGGRQTLSNLAAYVTENVRKGVED from the coding sequence ATGAGCGCGACGGCCGACCGCGAGATCGTCATCTCCCGGGTCATCGACGCCCCGCGAGAGCTGGTGTTCGAGGCGTTCACCGAGGTGCGGCACCTGTCGCGGTGGTGGGGTCCGGCGGGGTTCAGCACGACCACGCAGGCGTTCGAGTTCCGCGTCGGCGGTGAGTGGGCCTTCGTGATGCACGGACCGGACGGCACCGACTACCCCGAGTGGATCTCCTGGACCGAGATCGCCCCGCCGGAGCGGATCGCGCTGCTGCACGGCGAGTCCCGCGACGACCCGAACGCCTTCGAGTCGTCCCTGACGTTCCGGCCCGACGGCGCGGCGACCCGGATCGAGCTGCGCACGCTGTTCCGCACCAAGGAACAGCGCGACGAGGCGGTCGAGAAGTACCACGCGATCGAGGGCGGCCGGCAGACCCTGAGCAACCTGGCCGCCTACGTCACCGAGAACGTTCGCAAGGGAGTGGAGGACTGA
- a CDS encoding dihydrofolate reductase family protein — protein MAGKVFFSVSMSLDGYIAPESLEDLMGQQWVELQRWAFPLRFFRENLKLGEGGEEGRDNDIARETFERTGASVMGKRMFDAGERMWPEEAPFHTPVFVVTHEKRDPWERPGGTTFHFVNDGIEPALGLAREAAGDRDVRIAGGGATILQYVNAGLVDEFSVALSPVLFGAGIRLFEGVDAGRVALVPVGAEPSPRVTHLTYAVRER, from the coding sequence ATGGCCGGGAAGGTGTTCTTCAGCGTGTCGATGTCGCTGGACGGCTACATCGCGCCCGAGTCCCTCGAGGACCTGATGGGGCAGCAGTGGGTGGAACTGCAGCGGTGGGCCTTCCCGCTGCGGTTCTTCCGGGAGAACCTCAAGCTCGGCGAGGGCGGCGAGGAGGGGCGCGACAACGACATCGCGCGCGAGACGTTCGAACGCACCGGCGCGAGCGTCATGGGCAAGCGCATGTTCGACGCCGGCGAGCGGATGTGGCCGGAGGAGGCGCCGTTCCACACCCCGGTGTTCGTCGTGACGCACGAGAAGCGCGACCCCTGGGAGCGGCCCGGCGGGACCACCTTCCACTTCGTCAACGACGGCATCGAGCCCGCGCTCGGCCTGGCCCGCGAGGCCGCCGGCGACCGTGACGTCCGCATCGCCGGCGGCGGCGCGACGATCCTGCAGTACGTGAACGCCGGCCTGGTCGACGAGTTCTCGGTCGCGCTCTCACCCGTGCTGTTCGGCGCCGGGATCCGCCTGTTCGAGGGCGTCGATGCGGGCCGCGTGGCCCTGGTGCCGGTCGGCGCGGAGCCCTCCCCCAGGGTGACGCACCTGACCTACGCCGTCCGGGAGCGGTAG
- the gltX gene encoding glutamate--tRNA ligase — MTDGAGSSDALVLGDVAPADVRVRYSPSPTGNPHVGVIRTALYNSAFSRHFGGTFVFRIEDTDAARDSEESYEAMLEALRWLGLHWDEGPDIGGPYAPYRQSERHDTYASVAAKLLETGRAYHCYCTPEELDERREAARAAGKPSGYDGKCRTLTAEQVAAYVEEGRQPVLRLRMPDQDVTFVDLIRGEITVDRFNLFDYVIVRANGQPLYPLVNPVDDAVMGITHVLRGEDLLSSTPRQLVLHQALRDIGVASGPLPRFGHLPLVTGEGNRKLSKRDPESSLQLYRDRGFLPEGLLNYLALLGWSIGDDREVFSMDEMAAAFDVTRVNSASARFDLKKAEAINGVWLRRLSPDDLAERMVPYLQAAGVLASPVPAESMELLRAATPLVQERMTVLDEAVGMLGFLFAPGPVAFDEDAVAKVLTADARPVLRAARDRLAEDEKWTTESIEAGLRSALVEELGLKPKHAFGPVRVAVTGRRVSPPLFESLELLGRDRTLARLDAALARLPG; from the coding sequence GTGACTGACGGCGCCGGCTCGTCTGACGCTCTCGTTCTCGGTGACGTCGCACCCGCCGACGTCCGCGTGCGCTACTCCCCGTCGCCCACGGGCAACCCGCACGTGGGGGTGATCCGCACCGCGCTCTACAACTCCGCGTTCTCGCGCCACTTCGGCGGCACGTTCGTGTTCCGCATCGAGGACACCGACGCCGCGCGCGACAGCGAGGAGTCCTACGAGGCGATGCTCGAGGCGCTGCGCTGGCTCGGGCTGCACTGGGACGAGGGGCCCGACATCGGCGGGCCGTACGCGCCGTACCGGCAGTCGGAGCGGCACGACACCTACGCCTCCGTCGCGGCGAAGCTGCTCGAGACCGGGCGCGCCTACCACTGCTACTGCACGCCGGAGGAGCTGGACGAGCGGCGCGAGGCGGCCCGGGCGGCCGGGAAGCCGAGCGGGTACGACGGCAAGTGCCGCACGCTGACGGCGGAACAGGTGGCCGCCTACGTCGAGGAGGGCCGCCAGCCCGTCCTGCGGCTGCGGATGCCCGACCAGGACGTCACGTTCGTCGACCTCATCCGCGGCGAGATCACCGTCGACCGGTTCAACCTGTTCGACTACGTCATCGTCCGGGCCAACGGCCAGCCGCTCTACCCGCTGGTCAACCCCGTCGACGACGCCGTCATGGGCATCACCCACGTGCTGCGTGGCGAGGACCTGCTGTCGTCGACGCCGCGGCAGCTGGTGCTGCACCAGGCGCTGCGCGACATCGGCGTGGCGTCCGGGCCGCTGCCGCGGTTCGGGCACCTGCCGCTGGTCACCGGCGAGGGCAACCGCAAGCTGTCCAAGCGCGACCCCGAGTCGTCGCTGCAGCTCTACCGCGACCGCGGCTTCCTGCCCGAGGGCCTGCTCAACTACCTCGCCCTGCTCGGCTGGTCGATCGGCGACGACCGCGAGGTCTTCTCCATGGACGAGATGGCCGCCGCCTTCGACGTCACCCGCGTCAACTCCGCGTCGGCCCGGTTCGACCTCAAGAAGGCCGAGGCTATCAACGGGGTGTGGCTGCGGCGGCTGTCGCCGGACGACCTGGCGGAGCGGATGGTGCCGTACCTGCAGGCGGCCGGGGTGCTGGCGTCGCCCGTGCCGGCGGAGTCGATGGAGCTGCTGCGGGCCGCGACCCCGCTCGTCCAGGAGCGCATGACGGTGCTCGACGAGGCGGTCGGCATGCTCGGCTTCCTGTTCGCCCCCGGCCCGGTCGCCTTCGACGAGGACGCCGTCGCCAAGGTGCTGACGGCGGACGCCCGGCCCGTGCTGCGCGCCGCGCGGGACCGGCTGGCCGAGGACGAGAAGTGGACGACGGAGTCGATCGAGGCCGGGCTGCGGTCGGCGCTGGTCGAGGAGCTCGGCCTGAAGCCCAAGCACGCCTTCGGCCCAGTCCGCGTCGCCGTCACCGGCCGCCGGGTCTCGCCGCCGCTGTTCGAGTCGCTGGAGCTGCTCGGGCGCGACCGGACCCTCGCCCGGCTCGACGCGGCGCTGGCCCGCCTGCCTGGCTGA
- a CDS encoding fumarylacetoacetate hydrolase family protein, whose protein sequence is MRIARFTTGDDPRFGAVGQDDSGATVIAVLEGDPLYRTPQLTGEKLALEDVRLLAPVIPRSKVIGVGRNYADHAAELSNPLPEEPLLFLKPNTSVIGPDEPIVLPPQSSEVHHEAELAVVIGRIAKSVPRDRVAEVIFGYTCGNDVTARDLQQKDNQWARAKGFDTFCPLGPWIETDLDPGDLAVRCRVGGEERQSGRTSQLIFDVATLVEYISAAFTLLPGDVILTGTPAGVGPIVAGDHVAVTVEGIGVLANPVVAAE, encoded by the coding sequence GTGCGTATCGCGAGGTTCACCACGGGGGACGACCCACGCTTCGGCGCGGTGGGGCAGGACGACAGCGGAGCGACCGTCATCGCGGTGCTCGAGGGCGACCCGCTGTACCGGACGCCGCAGCTGACCGGCGAGAAGCTGGCGCTCGAGGACGTCCGGCTGCTGGCGCCGGTCATCCCGCGCAGCAAGGTCATCGGCGTCGGGCGCAACTACGCCGACCACGCCGCGGAGCTGTCCAACCCGCTCCCGGAGGAGCCGCTGCTCTTCCTCAAGCCGAACACGTCGGTCATCGGGCCGGACGAGCCGATCGTGCTGCCGCCGCAGTCCAGCGAGGTGCACCACGAGGCCGAGCTGGCCGTCGTCATCGGGCGCATCGCCAAGTCGGTGCCGCGCGACCGCGTCGCCGAAGTGATCTTCGGCTACACCTGCGGCAACGACGTCACCGCGCGCGACCTGCAGCAGAAGGACAACCAGTGGGCCCGGGCCAAGGGCTTCGACACGTTCTGCCCGCTCGGCCCGTGGATCGAGACCGACCTCGACCCGGGCGACCTCGCGGTGCGCTGCCGGGTCGGCGGTGAGGAGCGGCAGAGCGGCCGCACGTCGCAGCTGATCTTCGACGTCGCGACGCTGGTCGAGTACATCAGCGCGGCGTTCACCCTGCTGCCCGGCGACGTCATCCTCACCGGCACGCCGGCCGGCGTCGGCCCGATCGTCGCGGGCGACCACGTCGCCGTCACCGTCGAGGGCATCGGCGTGCTCGCCAACCCCGTCGTCGCCGCGGAGTGA
- the trxA gene encoding thioredoxin: protein MSTTTLTSQTFAQTVEDNDIVLVDFWAAWCGPCRMFAPVYEQAAEQHPEIVFGKVDTEAERDLAGWAQITSIPTLMAFKKGHLVFAQPGALPAAALQQVIDAVVELDVDAAVAAAENPTS, encoded by the coding sequence ATGAGCACGACTACTCTGACCAGCCAGACCTTCGCGCAGACCGTGGAGGACAACGACATCGTGCTGGTCGACTTCTGGGCCGCGTGGTGCGGCCCCTGCCGGATGTTCGCCCCCGTCTACGAGCAGGCGGCCGAGCAGCATCCCGAGATCGTCTTCGGCAAGGTCGACACCGAGGCGGAGCGCGATCTGGCGGGGTGGGCGCAGATCACCTCGATCCCCACGCTGATGGCCTTCAAGAAGGGCCACCTGGTCTTCGCCCAGCCCGGCGCGCTCCCGGCCGCCGCGCTGCAGCAGGTCATCGATGCCGTCGTCGAACTGGACGTCGACGCCGCCGTGGCCGCCGCGGAGAACCCGACCTCCTGA
- a CDS encoding lipoate--protein ligase family protein, which yields MHGEFKVPGGKLVVVDLDVLDGVIRHARVSGDFFLEPDDALDRIDAALIGAPVSLSAAELAARVDAVLDGVVMLGFSADAVAVAVRRALTGATSWTDHDWHFLHEGPQAPALQMALDQVLAEQVGAGERPPTLRVWEWASNAVIIGSFQSLRNEVDLSGAERHDVTVVRRISGGGAMFVEPGNTITYSLYVPESLVSGLSFVDSYAFLDEWVVAALRDLGIEATYQPINDITSPAGKIAGAAQKRLAGGVVLHHVTMAYDIDAAKMLEVLRIGREKLSDKGTKSANKRVDPLRSQTGLPRADVIDRMVGTFRARYGLTDDALDEKTLRLADDLVASKFGTEDWLARVP from the coding sequence ATGCATGGTGAGTTCAAGGTGCCGGGCGGCAAGCTGGTCGTCGTCGACCTCGACGTCCTCGACGGCGTCATCCGGCACGCGCGCGTCAGCGGCGACTTCTTCCTCGAACCCGACGACGCGCTGGACCGCATCGACGCGGCGCTGATCGGCGCGCCGGTCTCGCTGTCCGCCGCCGAGCTTGCGGCGCGGGTCGACGCCGTGCTGGATGGCGTCGTCATGCTCGGGTTCTCGGCGGACGCCGTCGCGGTCGCCGTCCGCCGCGCGCTGACCGGTGCGACGTCCTGGACCGACCACGATTGGCACTTCCTGCACGAGGGTCCGCAGGCGCCGGCGCTGCAGATGGCGCTGGACCAAGTGCTGGCCGAGCAGGTCGGCGCGGGGGAGCGGCCGCCGACGCTGCGGGTGTGGGAGTGGGCGTCGAACGCGGTGATCATCGGCAGCTTCCAGTCGCTGCGCAACGAGGTCGATCTCTCCGGTGCGGAACGCCACGACGTGACCGTCGTGCGGCGCATCTCCGGCGGCGGCGCGATGTTCGTCGAGCCCGGCAACACCATCACGTACTCGCTGTACGTGCCCGAGTCGCTGGTCTCCGGCCTGTCCTTCGTCGACTCCTACGCCTTCCTCGACGAGTGGGTGGTGGCGGCGCTGCGCGACCTCGGCATCGAGGCGACGTACCAGCCGATCAACGACATCACCTCGCCGGCCGGGAAGATCGCCGGCGCGGCCCAGAAGCGCCTCGCCGGCGGCGTCGTGCTGCACCACGTCACCATGGCCTACGACATCGACGCCGCGAAGATGCTGGAGGTGCTGCGCATCGGCCGCGAGAAGCTGTCCGACAAGGGCACGAAGAGCGCCAACAAGCGGGTCGACCCGCTGCGGTCGCAGACCGGCCTGCCGCGCGCCGACGTCATCGACCGCATGGTGGGGACGTTCCGCGCCCGCTACGGCCTGACCGACGACGCGTTGGACGAGAAGACGCTGCGCCTGGCCGACGACCTCGTCGCGTCGAAGTTCGGCACCGAAGACTGGCTCGCCCGCGTCCCGTGA
- a CDS encoding Pr6Pr family membrane protein: protein MQGWRTSPAAARWWHVVTVLIIAASLITQLVLVFQGTNVLVEDGEEAPGTAMRVVNFFSFFTVQSNILLGIGAAILALNPRADGRGFRVLRIAGLIGIAVTGVVYVTLLRDVVDLEGAAAVTNVGFHYLAPLLGVVGWLLFGPWPRIDLRVVVLSLAWPIAWLAYTLIRGEVVDWYPYPFIDVIEHGYGRVLLNAAGITVVFLAVGWLFAFGDRRLGDRAGSPDLPRTR from the coding sequence ATGCAGGGGTGGCGGACGAGCCCGGCGGCGGCGCGCTGGTGGCATGTCGTGACGGTGCTGATCATCGCCGCATCACTGATCACGCAGCTGGTGCTGGTGTTCCAGGGCACCAACGTGCTGGTCGAGGACGGCGAGGAGGCACCGGGCACCGCCATGCGGGTGGTGAACTTCTTCAGCTTCTTCACCGTGCAGTCGAACATCCTGCTGGGCATCGGCGCGGCGATCCTCGCCCTGAACCCTCGCGCCGACGGACGCGGCTTCCGGGTGCTGCGCATCGCCGGGCTCATCGGCATCGCCGTCACCGGCGTCGTGTACGTGACGCTGCTCCGCGACGTCGTCGACCTCGAGGGCGCCGCGGCCGTCACCAACGTCGGCTTCCATTACCTGGCGCCGCTGCTCGGCGTCGTCGGCTGGCTGCTGTTCGGCCCGTGGCCACGGATCGACCTGCGCGTCGTCGTCCTCAGCCTGGCCTGGCCGATCGCCTGGCTCGCCTACACGCTGATCCGCGGCGAGGTCGTCGACTGGTACCCGTACCCGTTCATCGACGTGATCGAACACGGCTACGGGCGCGTGCTGCTGAACGCGGCCGGCATCACGGTCGTCTTCCTGGCCGTGGGCTGGCTGTTCGCGTTCGGCGACCGTAGGCTCGGTGACCGTGCCGGATCTCCCGACCTACCTCGAACGCGCTGA
- a CDS encoding DEAD/DEAH box helicase, with protein MPDLPTYLERAEHDPDSLYDAFTEWAAGRGFDLYPAQQDALIELVSGSHVILSTPTGSGKSLVAVAAHFAALADGRRTFYTAPLKALVSEKFFALIEIFGAANVGMMTGDSSVNPSAPIICCTAEILANIALRTGNDADVGQVVMDEFHFYSDPQRGWAWQVPLLELTNVQFLLMSATLGDVAFFEKDLRSRTGRDVAVVTSAQRPVPLTYQYSREPMHDLLAELLSTHRAPVYVVHFTQAAAVERAQALVSVNVASREQRDRIAAEIGGFRFSSGFGKVLSRLVRAGIGVHHAGMLPKYRRLVERLTQAGLLKVVCGTDTLGVGINVPIRTVVFSGLTKYDGVRTRQLSAREFHQIAGRAGRAGYDTLGEVIVQAPEHEIENQRLVAKAGDDPKKLRRVVRKKAPEGFVSWGQASMDRLIAAEPEPLNSSFEISNAMVLGVISRPGDAFAHMRKLLTDNHEPPSRTRKHVHDAIAIYRALVAAQVVERLDPPDAEGRTVRLTVDLQPDFALNQPLSPFALAAFDLLDAESPTHALDLLSVVEATLDDPRQVLSAQQHKARGEAIGAMKAEGIEYDERMELLEEVTHPKPLEELLDAAFTIYQQSHPWVGDYELSPKSVARDLYERAMSFGEYVAFYQLARSEGLVLRYLADAYRAMRQTVPEEARTEEVADLVEWLGELVRQVDSSLLDEWEALRNPAALEADGDGGAVPVENAPRPITENRRAFLVSVRNALFRRVELAARRDWAGLASLDSADDWTADDWADALDPYFDEHADIGIGPDARSAKMLIVTEHPDRWEVRQILDDPAGDHDWGFTADVDLAESNAAGYPVVAVTEAGRL; from the coding sequence GTGCCGGATCTCCCGACCTACCTCGAACGCGCTGAACACGATCCGGACTCCCTCTACGACGCGTTCACCGAGTGGGCCGCTGGGCGCGGCTTCGACCTGTACCCGGCGCAGCAGGACGCGCTGATCGAGCTGGTCTCCGGCTCGCACGTCATCCTCAGCACGCCGACGGGGTCGGGCAAGAGTCTGGTGGCGGTCGCGGCGCACTTCGCCGCGCTGGCGGACGGACGGCGGACGTTCTACACGGCGCCGCTGAAGGCGCTGGTGTCGGAGAAGTTCTTCGCGCTGATCGAGATCTTCGGCGCGGCCAACGTCGGCATGATGACCGGCGACTCCAGCGTGAACCCGTCGGCGCCGATCATCTGCTGCACGGCGGAGATCCTCGCCAACATCGCGCTGCGCACCGGCAACGACGCCGACGTCGGCCAGGTCGTCATGGACGAGTTCCACTTCTACTCCGACCCGCAGCGCGGCTGGGCTTGGCAGGTGCCCCTGCTGGAGCTGACGAACGTGCAGTTCCTGCTGATGTCGGCGACCCTCGGCGACGTCGCGTTCTTCGAGAAGGACCTGCGCAGCCGGACGGGGCGCGACGTCGCCGTCGTCACGTCGGCGCAGCGCCCGGTGCCCCTGACCTACCAGTACTCGCGCGAGCCGATGCACGACCTGCTGGCCGAGCTGCTGTCCACCCACCGCGCGCCGGTCTACGTCGTCCACTTCACCCAGGCGGCCGCCGTCGAGCGGGCGCAGGCGCTGGTCAGCGTCAACGTCGCCAGCCGCGAGCAGCGCGACCGCATCGCCGCGGAGATCGGCGGGTTCCGGTTCAGCTCCGGCTTCGGGAAGGTGCTGTCGCGGCTGGTGCGGGCCGGCATCGGCGTCCACCACGCCGGCATGCTGCCGAAGTACCGCCGCCTGGTCGAGCGCCTGACGCAGGCCGGCCTGCTCAAGGTGGTCTGCGGGACGGACACCCTGGGCGTCGGCATCAACGTCCCGATCCGCACCGTCGTCTTCTCCGGCCTCACCAAGTACGACGGGGTCCGGACGCGGCAGCTGTCCGCGCGCGAGTTCCACCAGATCGCCGGGCGGGCCGGCCGGGCCGGGTACGACACGCTGGGCGAGGTCATCGTCCAGGCGCCGGAGCACGAGATCGAGAACCAGCGGCTGGTCGCGAAGGCCGGCGACGACCCCAAGAAGCTGCGGCGCGTCGTGCGCAAGAAGGCGCCCGAGGGGTTCGTCTCGTGGGGCCAGGCCAGCATGGACCGGCTCATCGCCGCCGAACCGGAGCCGCTGAACTCCAGCTTCGAGATCAGCAACGCCATGGTGCTGGGCGTCATCAGCCGGCCCGGCGACGCGTTCGCGCACATGCGCAAGCTGCTCACCGACAACCACGAGCCGCCGTCGCGCACGCGCAAGCACGTCCACGACGCCATCGCGATCTACCGGGCGCTGGTCGCCGCCCAGGTCGTCGAGCGCCTGGACCCACCCGACGCGGAGGGGCGGACGGTGCGGCTCACCGTCGACCTGCAGCCGGACTTCGCGCTCAACCAGCCGCTGTCGCCGTTCGCACTGGCCGCGTTCGACCTGCTCGACGCCGAGTCGCCGACGCACGCGCTGGACCTGCTCTCCGTCGTCGAGGCGACGCTGGACGACCCGCGGCAGGTGCTGTCGGCGCAGCAGCACAAGGCCCGTGGCGAGGCGATCGGCGCGATGAAGGCCGAGGGCATCGAGTACGACGAGCGCATGGAGCTGCTCGAGGAGGTCACCCACCCGAAGCCGCTGGAGGAGCTGCTCGACGCCGCGTTCACGATCTACCAGCAGAGCCACCCGTGGGTCGGCGACTACGAGCTGTCGCCCAAGTCCGTCGCCCGTGACCTCTACGAACGCGCCATGAGCTTCGGCGAGTACGTCGCGTTCTACCAGCTGGCCCGGTCCGAGGGGCTGGTGCTGCGCTACCTCGCCGACGCCTACCGCGCGATGCGCCAGACGGTGCCCGAGGAGGCCCGCACCGAGGAGGTCGCCGACCTCGTCGAGTGGCTGGGCGAGCTGGTCCGCCAGGTCGACTCGTCGTTGCTGGACGAGTGGGAGGCGCTGCGCAACCCGGCCGCGCTGGAGGCCGACGGCGACGGCGGCGCGGTGCCGGTCGAGAACGCGCCCCGGCCGATCACCGAGAACCGGCGGGCGTTCCTGGTCAGCGTCCGCAACGCGCTGTTCCGGCGGGTCGAGCTGGCGGCCCGGCGCGACTGGGCCGGGCTGGCCTCACTCGACTCCGCTGACGACTGGACGGCCGACGACTGGGCCGACGCGCTGGACCCGTACTTCGACGAGCACGCCGACATCGGCATCGGGCCGGACGCCCGCAGCGCGAAGATGCTGATCGTCACCGAGCACCCGGACCGCTGGGAGGTCCGGCAGATCCTCGACGACCCCGCCGGCGACCACGACTGGGGCTTCACCGCCGACGTCGACCTCGCCGAGTCCAACGCCGCCGGCTACCCCGTCGTGGCCGTCACCGAGGCGGGCCGCCTCTAG
- a CDS encoding IS982 family transposase, whose amino-acid sequence MKTDLDTLATALYVTVDDLLIESPHRLPWRPRVGIEPKISDAELVTLAVMQALLGFTSEARWLRHARAHLRHLFPCLPQQPGYNKRLRRLADTIGWLVGALARDTSLWTDDVWVVDSTPVECGRSKETVQRSDLAGWAEYGYCASHSRFFWGLRLHLLCTLHGLPVGFALTGAKADERQTLLGMLGADPDLSTARVGQVVIADKNYYGRQFEAALAEAGLDLLRPARKGERPRAGVRFFKPLRQVIESINDTFKGQLDLERHGGHTPTGVWVRVAQRVLALTAAIWHNDRTGQPIKRSLLAYDH is encoded by the coding sequence GTGAAGACAGACCTGGACACCCTCGCGACTGCACTGTACGTGACGGTCGATGACCTGTTGATCGAATCTCCGCACCGGTTGCCGTGGCGGCCGCGGGTGGGGATCGAACCGAAGATCAGCGACGCTGAGCTGGTCACGTTGGCGGTGATGCAGGCGCTGCTGGGCTTCACCTCCGAAGCGCGCTGGCTGCGTCATGCGCGCGCTCACCTGCGGCATTTGTTCCCGTGCTTGCCGCAGCAGCCCGGCTACAACAAGCGGCTGCGGCGGCTGGCCGACACGATCGGCTGGCTGGTCGGGGCGCTGGCCCGCGACACCAGCTTGTGGACCGATGACGTCTGGGTGGTCGATTCCACCCCGGTCGAATGCGGCCGGTCGAAGGAGACGGTGCAGCGTTCGGACCTGGCCGGGTGGGCAGAGTACGGCTACTGCGCCTCCCATTCCAGGTTCTTCTGGGGACTGCGGCTGCACCTGCTGTGCACGCTGCACGGGCTGCCGGTCGGGTTCGCCCTGACCGGCGCGAAGGCCGACGAACGCCAGACCCTGCTGGGCATGCTCGGCGCCGATCCCGACCTGAGCACCGCCCGCGTCGGGCAGGTCGTGATCGCGGACAAGAACTACTACGGCCGCCAGTTCGAAGCAGCGCTTGCCGAGGCCGGCCTGGACCTGCTGCGCCCGGCCCGCAAGGGCGAACGCCCACGCGCCGGAGTCCGCTTCTTCAAACCGTTGCGGCAGGTCATCGAGTCGATCAACGACACGTTCAAGGGCCAACTGGACCTGGAACGACACGGCGGGCACACCCCGACCGGGGTCTGGGTCCGCGTCGCGCAACGCGTCCTGGCACTGACCGCGGCGATCTGGCACAACGACCGCACCGGCCAACCGATCAAACGATCCCTTCTCGCATACGACCACTGA
- a CDS encoding serine hydrolase domain-containing protein, whose translation MVITDELLDDAAAGASFSGVVTVDVGDRREMERCYGYAHRALEVPNTAATRFAVASGSKAFTALAVLRLAEQGLLKLGDPVRPLLGADLPLIDDAVTFEHLLTHTSGIGDYLDEEADWDAADYVLPVPVHTLAETEAFVPVLDGYPQAFPPGERFAYCNGGYVVLALLAERVGGRGFHEQVEREVCDLAGLPSTRFLRSDELPGDAALGYLQESGDRTNVLHLPVRGTGDGGIYTTAGDLHTFWQALTAGRIVSEATVAAMTRPRHDVPAEGLRYGLGLWLHRTGPALVIEGYDAGVSFRSTHDPRTRTTATVVGNTSEGAWPVVRALAPFFD comes from the coding sequence ATGGTGATCACGGACGAGCTGCTCGACGACGCGGCGGCCGGGGCGTCGTTCAGCGGCGTGGTGACGGTCGACGTCGGCGACCGGCGCGAGATGGAACGCTGCTACGGCTACGCCCACCGCGCCCTGGAGGTGCCGAACACCGCCGCCACCCGGTTCGCCGTCGCCAGCGGCAGCAAGGCGTTCACGGCGCTCGCCGTCCTCCGGCTGGCCGAGCAGGGCCTGTTGAAGCTCGGCGACCCCGTCCGGCCGCTGCTCGGCGCCGACCTGCCGCTGATCGACGATGCCGTGACGTTCGAGCACCTGCTCACGCACACCTCCGGCATCGGCGACTACCTCGACGAGGAGGCCGACTGGGACGCCGCCGACTACGTCCTGCCGGTGCCGGTGCACACGCTCGCCGAGACCGAGGCGTTCGTGCCGGTCCTGGACGGGTACCCGCAGGCGTTCCCGCCGGGCGAGCGGTTCGCGTACTGCAACGGCGGCTACGTCGTCCTGGCGCTGCTGGCCGAGCGGGTCGGCGGGCGCGGTTTCCACGAGCAGGTCGAGCGGGAGGTCTGCGACCTCGCGGGCCTGCCGTCGACGCGGTTCCTGCGCTCGGACGAGCTGCCCGGCGACGCCGCGCTCGGCTACCTGCAGGAGTCCGGTGACCGGACGAACGTCCTGCACCTGCCCGTGCGCGGCACCGGCGACGGCGGCATCTACACGACCGCCGGCGACCTGCACACGTTCTGGCAGGCGCTCACCGCCGGCCGCATCGTGTCCGAGGCGACGGTCGCCGCGATGACCCGGCCGCGCCACGACGTGCCCGCCGAGGGCCTGCGCTACGGCCTCGGCCTCTGGCTGCACCGCACCGGGCCGGCCCTGGTCATCGAGGGCTACGACGCCGGCGTCTCGTTCCGCTCGACGCACGACCCGCGGACCCGGACCACCGCGACCGTCGTCGGCAACACCTCCGAAGGCGCCTGGCCCGTCGTCCGCGCCCTCGCCCCCTTCTTCGACTGA
- a CDS encoding ArsR/SmtB family transcription factor: MTDDRIFKALADPTRRFLLDLLFARDGRTLTELESELEMSRFGVMKHLRVLEEANLVVTRRSGREKLHFLNPVPIREIHDRWIDKYTELHTTALIELKAELEDES, from the coding sequence ATGACCGACGACCGGATCTTCAAGGCACTCGCCGATCCGACGCGGCGCTTCCTGCTCGACCTACTCTTCGCTCGCGACGGCCGCACGCTGACCGAGCTGGAGTCCGAGCTGGAGATGAGCCGCTTCGGGGTGATGAAGCATCTGCGCGTGCTGGAAGAAGCGAACCTCGTGGTCACCCGCCGGTCGGGGCGGGAGAAGTTGCACTTCCTCAATCCCGTCCCGATCCGGGAGATCCACGACCGGTGGATCGACAAGTACACCGAGCTGCACACGACCGCACTCATCGAGCTCAAGGCCGAACTGGAGGACGAATCATGA